One genomic window of Osmia bicornis bicornis chromosome 5, iOsmBic2.1, whole genome shotgun sequence includes the following:
- the LOC114871077 gene encoding lethal(2) giant larvae protein homolog 1 isoform X2 encodes MLKFIRGKGQQPTAERQKLQKDLFAFRKTVQHGFPNKPTALAWDPSLRLMIIGTASGAIKVFGRPGVEFYGQHSIESGENAVTKIVALPNEGRVVSLCDDNSLHLWEINESSVVETKSLSLEGKLKKISAMCLESSGEHLLLGTEGGNIYLLNLKTFSMPDNIIYQDVVMQNVPDDYKKNPGAVEAIAEQPGHPDNILIGYNRGLMVLWNKATPGAQQLMGLFSRAQTFVSTQQLESVHWISENRFVSSHNDGSYAFWSPISDTMVDSNTPYGPFPCKAVTKILVYETEEHGELILFSGGMQRASYGDRHTITVMTKKKQVVFDFTSKVIDFFTVFPKQEEGKEIPDDGPEALIVLAEEEVVAIDLINPEWKMMALPYLVSLHASAVTCSQHVPNVPEELWDSIVAAGKAQTEHLYSEKPWPIDGGIILNQKSGNEKPKGREMLLTGHEDGTVRFWNASDVALTPLYKYNSSILFTGEHLDVLEQPPEDDENEWPPFRKVGTFDPYSDDPRLAVKKVLLCPLSSTLVVAGTAGHVITATISSEPTNKEIKAITMNIVNDRDGFVWKGHDHLPVRTTSISFAVGFQPQSLLQLYPPAAVTALAIHSEWGLLAAGTAHGLAVFDYTRAKAVTVKCTLNPNDLSGAGDTPISRRKSFKKSLRESFRRLRKGRSQRRATTASSPTRNATEKKKDVVASSPIGDLSPVELKPVERQVEARPMDDALGSMVRCLYFARSYIISMQNTTPTLWAGTNNGTVYVFTLAIPAGVRRTEEDVNCTLGKEIQLKHRAPVIAITILDGSSVPLPEPFEAEKGVSPGPDMASPHRVVIASEEQFKIFNLPSLKPYCKYKLTAHEGSRVRKTGFAKFSCPVEPAGTHEETCLLCLTNLGDCLLLSIPELRRQLNAAAIKREDINGISSLTFTKAGEALYLHSSSEIQRISLSTSKVTKANCALNLPPNARSYPEANNEETQEQGVVEGAAETEGETTQGSQQPTTVQRTIVENGVVGSTDGEESPKESPSLQPAASTNDVNGEDDRQDLSSIGDITIDSVKDHLLNSSLFRNATSSEELHNRLAGLKMEVTSRTSEISTQNQSLVVKTTTVVSQTTNTTTASTTVEREIRSGTETTTTHATITIPPNVEISDILQ; translated from the exons ATGTTGAAGTTTATCAGAGGGAAAGGCCAACAACCTACGGCCGAGCGACAGAAACTGCAAAAGGATCTTTTCGCCTTTCGAAAG ACGGTGCAGCATGGGTTCCCAAACAAACCTACAGCCCTGGCATGGGATCCAAGTTTGCGGCTGATGATCATCGGTACGGCATCCGGCGCCATCAAGGT ATTCGGCAGGCCAGGTGTCGAGTTCTATGGTCAACACTCGATCGAGAGCGGGGAGAATGCAGTGACGAAGATCGTCGCGTTGCCTAACGAG GGTCGCGTGGTCTCGTTATGCGACGACAATTCCCTCCACCTTTGGGAGATCAACGAGAGTTCCGTGGTGGAAACGAAATCGCTTTCGTTGGAGGGAAAACTGAAGAAAATCTCGGCGATGTGCCTGGAGTCGAGCGGTGAACATCTGCTACTGGGAACGGAAGGGGGCAATATTTATCTGCTGAACCTGAAAACCTTCTCGATGCCTGATAACATCATCTACCAGGATGTTGTGATGCAAAA TGTACCAGATGATTACAAGAAGAATCCAGGAGCGGTCGAGGCGATAGCTGAACAACCAGGTCATCCGGACAATATTCTGATAGGTTACAATCGTGGTTTAATGGTTCTGTGGAACAAAGCAACTCCTGGAGCTCAACAG CTGATGGGTTTGTTTTCGCGTGCGCAGACATTCGTCTCCACGCAACAGCTGGAATCTGTCCATTGGATCTCCGAGAATCGTTTCGTTTCCTCGCACAACGATGGATCGTACGCGTTTTGGAGTCCGATCAGTGACACAATGGTAGACTCGAACACACCCTATGGTCCATTCCCGTGTAAAGCTGTCACTAAGATCCTCGTCTATGAGACCGAAGA GCACGGTGAACTTATTCTATTTTCGGGTGGAATGCAACGTGCCAGTTACGGTGACCGTCACACGATCACCGTAATGACGAAGAAAAAACAGGTAGTCTTTGATTTCACGTCGAAAGTGATCGACTTCTTCACCGTGTTCCCGAAGCAAGAGGAGGGTAAGGAGATACCCGATGATGGCCCGGAAGCGCTAATAGTATTGGCCGAAGAAGAGGTGGTAGccattgatttaattaatcccGAATGGAAAATGATGGCCTTACCTTACTTGGTATCCCTCCATGCGAGTGCG GTCACTTGTTCGCAACACGTTCCAAACGTGCCGGAAGAGCTATGGGACAGCATCGTGGCAGCTGGAAAAGCGCAGACGGAGCATTTGTATTCGGAGAAACCGTGGCCTATAGACGGTGGTATTATTCTTAATCAGAAATCTGGAAACGAGAAGCCGAAAGGTAGAGAAATGTTGCTTACCGGCCACGAGGATGGAACCGTGAGATTTTGGAACGCTTCTGACGTCGCGTTGACGCCTCTGTACAAATACAATTCCTCTATATTGTTCACCGGCGAACACTTGGACGTCCTCGAGCAACCGCCGGAGGACGACGAGAACGAATGGCCACCTTTTAGAAAAGTTGGAACGTTCGACCCCTACTCGGACGATCCGCGACTAGCCGTTAAAAAGGTTTTACTCTGCCCTTTGTCCTCGACGTTAGTGGTCGCTGGCACGGCTGGCCACGTGATCACAGCCACCATATCGTCCGAGCCAACGAACAAAGAAATCAAAGCGATCACTATGAACATTGTCAACGATCGCGATGGATTCGTATGGAAAGGTCACGATCATTTGCCAGTAAGAACGACCAGCATATCCTTCGCGGTTGGTTTTCAACCGCAAAGTCTTCTTCAATTATATCCACCGGCTGCGGTTACCGCGCTGGCTATACACAGTGAATGGGGATTACTCGCTGCTGGTACGGCACATGGTTTAGCAGTTTTCGATTATACAAGGGCGAAGGCTGTTACCGTCAAGTGCACGCTCAATCCGAATG ATCTATCCGGAGCGGGTGACACGCCTATTTCGAGAAGAAAATCGTTCAAAAAATCGTTGAGAGAATCTTTCAGGAGATTAAGGAAAGGAAGATCGCAGCGTAGAGCGACGACTGCTAGTAGCCCGACGCGAAATGCTacggaaaagaagaaagatgt TGTTGCTTCCTCGCCGATCGGTGACCTCTCTCCGGTAGAGCTGAAACCTGTGGAAAGACAAGTGGAAGCAAGACCAATGGATGACGCATTGGGCTCGATGGTTCGATGTTTATATTTTGCTAGGAGTTATATTATAAGCA TGCAAAATACAACCCCTACACTTTGGGCGGGTACCAATAACGGTACGGTGTATGTATTCACGTTAGCGATTCCTGCGGGGGTTCGAAGAACGGAAGAGGATGTAAATTGTACATTAGGAAAAGAGATTCAATTAAAGCACAGAGCACCGGTGATCGCCATAACGATTCTCGACGGATCCAGCGTTCCTTTACCGGAACCGTTCGAAGCCGAGAAAGGTGTCAGTCCTGGTCCGGATATGGCGTCACCGCACAGAGTCGTTATCGCCAGCGAGGAACAGTTCAAAATCTTTAATCTTCCATCGTTGAAACCATATTGTAAATACAAACTTACCGCGCACGAGGGTTCGCGTGTAAGAAAAACAGGTTTTGCAAAATTCTCGTGCCCGGTTGAGCCTGCAGGTACGCACGAAGAAACCTGTTTATTATGCCTGACCAATCTCGGTGATTGTTTACTGCTTAGCATCCCAGAATTGAGAAGGCAGCTTAACGCAGCGGCCATTAAAAGGGAAGACATCAA cGGTATCTCATCGTTGACTTTCACAAAAGCTGGCGAAGCTTTGTACCTGCATTCAAGCTCGGAAATTCAACGAATTTCATTGTCGACCAGTAAAGTGACGAAGGCAAACTGTGCGCTGAATTTACCGCCAAATGCTAGATCCTACCCGGAGGCTAACAACGAGGAGACGCAGGAGCAAGGAGTCGTGGAAGGAGCTGCGGAAACGGAAGGAGAGACAACGCAAGGAAGCCAACAGCCGACCACGGTACAGAGGACGATCGTAGAAAACGGTGTAGTGGGTTCCA CCGACGGTGAAGAATCGCCGAAAGAATCACCTTCTTTGCAACCAGCTGCGAGCACGAACGATGTAAACGGAGAGGATGATCGTCAAGATTTGAGTTCTATCGGAGACATCACAATTGATAGCGTGAAGGATCATTTACT TAACAGTTCACTTTTCAGAAATGCAACGTCCTCCGAAGAACTTCATAATCGTCTTGCAGGACTTAAAATGGAAGTGACTTCTCGAACTTCTGAAATTTCTACACAGAACCAATCCTTAGTGGTAAAGACCACCACCGTTGTTTCACAAACAACCAACACTACCACTGCTA GCACTACGGTAGAGAGAGAGATACGCAGCGGTACTGAGACTACAACGACACACGCTACCATCACTATACCTCCAAACGTCGAG ATCAGTGACATTCTGCAATAA
- the LOC114871077 gene encoding lethal(2) giant larvae protein homolog 1 isoform X1: MLKFIRGKGQQPTAERQKLQKDLFAFRKTVQHGFPNKPTALAWDPSLRLMIIGTASGAIKVFGRPGVEFYGQHSIESGENAVTKIVALPNEGRVVSLCDDNSLHLWEINESSVVETKSLSLEGKLKKISAMCLESSGEHLLLGTEGGNIYLLNLKTFSMPDNIIYQDVVMQNVPDDYKKNPGAVEAIAEQPGHPDNILIGYNRGLMVLWNKATPGAQQLMGLFSRAQTFVSTQQLESVHWISENRFVSSHNDGSYAFWSPISDTMVDSNTPYGPFPCKAVTKILVYETEEHGELILFSGGMQRASYGDRHTITVMTKKKQVVFDFTSKVIDFFTVFPKQEEGKEIPDDGPEALIVLAEEEVVAIDLINPEWKMMALPYLVSLHASAVTCSQHVPNVPEELWDSIVAAGKAQTEHLYSEKPWPIDGGIILNQKSGNEKPKGREMLLTGHEDGTVRFWNASDVALTPLYKYNSSILFTGEHLDVLEQPPEDDENEWPPFRKVGTFDPYSDDPRLAVKKVLLCPLSSTLVVAGTAGHVITATISSEPTNKEIKAITMNIVNDRDGFVWKGHDHLPVRTTSISFAVGFQPQSLLQLYPPAAVTALAIHSEWGLLAAGTAHGLAVFDYTRAKAVTVKCTLNPNDLSGAGDTPISRRKSFKKSLRESFRRLRKGRSQRRATTASSPTRNATEKKKDVSSVASSPIGDLSPVELKPVERQVEARPMDDALGSMVRCLYFARSYIISMQNTTPTLWAGTNNGTVYVFTLAIPAGVRRTEEDVNCTLGKEIQLKHRAPVIAITILDGSSVPLPEPFEAEKGVSPGPDMASPHRVVIASEEQFKIFNLPSLKPYCKYKLTAHEGSRVRKTGFAKFSCPVEPAGTHEETCLLCLTNLGDCLLLSIPELRRQLNAAAIKREDINGISSLTFTKAGEALYLHSSSEIQRISLSTSKVTKANCALNLPPNARSYPEANNEETQEQGVVEGAAETEGETTQGSQQPTTVQRTIVENGVVGSTDGEESPKESPSLQPAASTNDVNGEDDRQDLSSIGDITIDSVKDHLLNSSLFRNATSSEELHNRLAGLKMEVTSRTSEISTQNQSLVVKTTTVVSQTTNTTTASTTVEREIRSGTETTTTHATITIPPNVEISDILQ, from the exons ATGTTGAAGTTTATCAGAGGGAAAGGCCAACAACCTACGGCCGAGCGACAGAAACTGCAAAAGGATCTTTTCGCCTTTCGAAAG ACGGTGCAGCATGGGTTCCCAAACAAACCTACAGCCCTGGCATGGGATCCAAGTTTGCGGCTGATGATCATCGGTACGGCATCCGGCGCCATCAAGGT ATTCGGCAGGCCAGGTGTCGAGTTCTATGGTCAACACTCGATCGAGAGCGGGGAGAATGCAGTGACGAAGATCGTCGCGTTGCCTAACGAG GGTCGCGTGGTCTCGTTATGCGACGACAATTCCCTCCACCTTTGGGAGATCAACGAGAGTTCCGTGGTGGAAACGAAATCGCTTTCGTTGGAGGGAAAACTGAAGAAAATCTCGGCGATGTGCCTGGAGTCGAGCGGTGAACATCTGCTACTGGGAACGGAAGGGGGCAATATTTATCTGCTGAACCTGAAAACCTTCTCGATGCCTGATAACATCATCTACCAGGATGTTGTGATGCAAAA TGTACCAGATGATTACAAGAAGAATCCAGGAGCGGTCGAGGCGATAGCTGAACAACCAGGTCATCCGGACAATATTCTGATAGGTTACAATCGTGGTTTAATGGTTCTGTGGAACAAAGCAACTCCTGGAGCTCAACAG CTGATGGGTTTGTTTTCGCGTGCGCAGACATTCGTCTCCACGCAACAGCTGGAATCTGTCCATTGGATCTCCGAGAATCGTTTCGTTTCCTCGCACAACGATGGATCGTACGCGTTTTGGAGTCCGATCAGTGACACAATGGTAGACTCGAACACACCCTATGGTCCATTCCCGTGTAAAGCTGTCACTAAGATCCTCGTCTATGAGACCGAAGA GCACGGTGAACTTATTCTATTTTCGGGTGGAATGCAACGTGCCAGTTACGGTGACCGTCACACGATCACCGTAATGACGAAGAAAAAACAGGTAGTCTTTGATTTCACGTCGAAAGTGATCGACTTCTTCACCGTGTTCCCGAAGCAAGAGGAGGGTAAGGAGATACCCGATGATGGCCCGGAAGCGCTAATAGTATTGGCCGAAGAAGAGGTGGTAGccattgatttaattaatcccGAATGGAAAATGATGGCCTTACCTTACTTGGTATCCCTCCATGCGAGTGCG GTCACTTGTTCGCAACACGTTCCAAACGTGCCGGAAGAGCTATGGGACAGCATCGTGGCAGCTGGAAAAGCGCAGACGGAGCATTTGTATTCGGAGAAACCGTGGCCTATAGACGGTGGTATTATTCTTAATCAGAAATCTGGAAACGAGAAGCCGAAAGGTAGAGAAATGTTGCTTACCGGCCACGAGGATGGAACCGTGAGATTTTGGAACGCTTCTGACGTCGCGTTGACGCCTCTGTACAAATACAATTCCTCTATATTGTTCACCGGCGAACACTTGGACGTCCTCGAGCAACCGCCGGAGGACGACGAGAACGAATGGCCACCTTTTAGAAAAGTTGGAACGTTCGACCCCTACTCGGACGATCCGCGACTAGCCGTTAAAAAGGTTTTACTCTGCCCTTTGTCCTCGACGTTAGTGGTCGCTGGCACGGCTGGCCACGTGATCACAGCCACCATATCGTCCGAGCCAACGAACAAAGAAATCAAAGCGATCACTATGAACATTGTCAACGATCGCGATGGATTCGTATGGAAAGGTCACGATCATTTGCCAGTAAGAACGACCAGCATATCCTTCGCGGTTGGTTTTCAACCGCAAAGTCTTCTTCAATTATATCCACCGGCTGCGGTTACCGCGCTGGCTATACACAGTGAATGGGGATTACTCGCTGCTGGTACGGCACATGGTTTAGCAGTTTTCGATTATACAAGGGCGAAGGCTGTTACCGTCAAGTGCACGCTCAATCCGAATG ATCTATCCGGAGCGGGTGACACGCCTATTTCGAGAAGAAAATCGTTCAAAAAATCGTTGAGAGAATCTTTCAGGAGATTAAGGAAAGGAAGATCGCAGCGTAGAGCGACGACTGCTAGTAGCCCGACGCGAAATGCTacggaaaagaagaaagatgt ttccagTGTTGCTTCCTCGCCGATCGGTGACCTCTCTCCGGTAGAGCTGAAACCTGTGGAAAGACAAGTGGAAGCAAGACCAATGGATGACGCATTGGGCTCGATGGTTCGATGTTTATATTTTGCTAGGAGTTATATTATAAGCA TGCAAAATACAACCCCTACACTTTGGGCGGGTACCAATAACGGTACGGTGTATGTATTCACGTTAGCGATTCCTGCGGGGGTTCGAAGAACGGAAGAGGATGTAAATTGTACATTAGGAAAAGAGATTCAATTAAAGCACAGAGCACCGGTGATCGCCATAACGATTCTCGACGGATCCAGCGTTCCTTTACCGGAACCGTTCGAAGCCGAGAAAGGTGTCAGTCCTGGTCCGGATATGGCGTCACCGCACAGAGTCGTTATCGCCAGCGAGGAACAGTTCAAAATCTTTAATCTTCCATCGTTGAAACCATATTGTAAATACAAACTTACCGCGCACGAGGGTTCGCGTGTAAGAAAAACAGGTTTTGCAAAATTCTCGTGCCCGGTTGAGCCTGCAGGTACGCACGAAGAAACCTGTTTATTATGCCTGACCAATCTCGGTGATTGTTTACTGCTTAGCATCCCAGAATTGAGAAGGCAGCTTAACGCAGCGGCCATTAAAAGGGAAGACATCAA cGGTATCTCATCGTTGACTTTCACAAAAGCTGGCGAAGCTTTGTACCTGCATTCAAGCTCGGAAATTCAACGAATTTCATTGTCGACCAGTAAAGTGACGAAGGCAAACTGTGCGCTGAATTTACCGCCAAATGCTAGATCCTACCCGGAGGCTAACAACGAGGAGACGCAGGAGCAAGGAGTCGTGGAAGGAGCTGCGGAAACGGAAGGAGAGACAACGCAAGGAAGCCAACAGCCGACCACGGTACAGAGGACGATCGTAGAAAACGGTGTAGTGGGTTCCA CCGACGGTGAAGAATCGCCGAAAGAATCACCTTCTTTGCAACCAGCTGCGAGCACGAACGATGTAAACGGAGAGGATGATCGTCAAGATTTGAGTTCTATCGGAGACATCACAATTGATAGCGTGAAGGATCATTTACT TAACAGTTCACTTTTCAGAAATGCAACGTCCTCCGAAGAACTTCATAATCGTCTTGCAGGACTTAAAATGGAAGTGACTTCTCGAACTTCTGAAATTTCTACACAGAACCAATCCTTAGTGGTAAAGACCACCACCGTTGTTTCACAAACAACCAACACTACCACTGCTA GCACTACGGTAGAGAGAGAGATACGCAGCGGTACTGAGACTACAACGACACACGCTACCATCACTATACCTCCAAACGTCGAG ATCAGTGACATTCTGCAATAA
- the LOC114871077 gene encoding lethal(2) giant larvae protein homolog 1 isoform X3, producing MLKFIRGKGQQPTAERQKLQKDLFAFRKTVQHGFPNKPTALAWDPSLRLMIIGTASGAIKVFGRPGVEFYGQHSIESGENAVTKIVALPNEGRVVSLCDDNSLHLWEINESSVVETKSLSLEGKLKKISAMCLESSGEHLLLGTEGGNIYLLNLKTFSMPDNIIYQDVVMQNVPDDYKKNPGAVEAIAEQPGHPDNILIGYNRGLMVLWNKATPGAQQTFVSTQQLESVHWISENRFVSSHNDGSYAFWSPISDTMVDSNTPYGPFPCKAVTKILVYETEEHGELILFSGGMQRASYGDRHTITVMTKKKQVVFDFTSKVIDFFTVFPKQEEGKEIPDDGPEALIVLAEEEVVAIDLINPEWKMMALPYLVSLHASAVTCSQHVPNVPEELWDSIVAAGKAQTEHLYSEKPWPIDGGIILNQKSGNEKPKGREMLLTGHEDGTVRFWNASDVALTPLYKYNSSILFTGEHLDVLEQPPEDDENEWPPFRKVGTFDPYSDDPRLAVKKVLLCPLSSTLVVAGTAGHVITATISSEPTNKEIKAITMNIVNDRDGFVWKGHDHLPVRTTSISFAVGFQPQSLLQLYPPAAVTALAIHSEWGLLAAGTAHGLAVFDYTRAKAVTVKCTLNPNDLSGAGDTPISRRKSFKKSLRESFRRLRKGRSQRRATTASSPTRNATEKKKDVSSVASSPIGDLSPVELKPVERQVEARPMDDALGSMVRCLYFARSYIISMQNTTPTLWAGTNNGTVYVFTLAIPAGVRRTEEDVNCTLGKEIQLKHRAPVIAITILDGSSVPLPEPFEAEKGVSPGPDMASPHRVVIASEEQFKIFNLPSLKPYCKYKLTAHEGSRVRKTGFAKFSCPVEPAGTHEETCLLCLTNLGDCLLLSIPELRRQLNAAAIKREDINGISSLTFTKAGEALYLHSSSEIQRISLSTSKVTKANCALNLPPNARSYPEANNEETQEQGVVEGAAETEGETTQGSQQPTTVQRTIVENGVVGSTDGEESPKESPSLQPAASTNDVNGEDDRQDLSSIGDITIDSVKDHLLNSSLFRNATSSEELHNRLAGLKMEVTSRTSEISTQNQSLVVKTTTVVSQTTNTTTASTTVEREIRSGTETTTTHATITIPPNVEISDILQ from the exons ATGTTGAAGTTTATCAGAGGGAAAGGCCAACAACCTACGGCCGAGCGACAGAAACTGCAAAAGGATCTTTTCGCCTTTCGAAAG ACGGTGCAGCATGGGTTCCCAAACAAACCTACAGCCCTGGCATGGGATCCAAGTTTGCGGCTGATGATCATCGGTACGGCATCCGGCGCCATCAAGGT ATTCGGCAGGCCAGGTGTCGAGTTCTATGGTCAACACTCGATCGAGAGCGGGGAGAATGCAGTGACGAAGATCGTCGCGTTGCCTAACGAG GGTCGCGTGGTCTCGTTATGCGACGACAATTCCCTCCACCTTTGGGAGATCAACGAGAGTTCCGTGGTGGAAACGAAATCGCTTTCGTTGGAGGGAAAACTGAAGAAAATCTCGGCGATGTGCCTGGAGTCGAGCGGTGAACATCTGCTACTGGGAACGGAAGGGGGCAATATTTATCTGCTGAACCTGAAAACCTTCTCGATGCCTGATAACATCATCTACCAGGATGTTGTGATGCAAAA TGTACCAGATGATTACAAGAAGAATCCAGGAGCGGTCGAGGCGATAGCTGAACAACCAGGTCATCCGGACAATATTCTGATAGGTTACAATCGTGGTTTAATGGTTCTGTGGAACAAAGCAACTCCTGGAGCTCAACAG ACATTCGTCTCCACGCAACAGCTGGAATCTGTCCATTGGATCTCCGAGAATCGTTTCGTTTCCTCGCACAACGATGGATCGTACGCGTTTTGGAGTCCGATCAGTGACACAATGGTAGACTCGAACACACCCTATGGTCCATTCCCGTGTAAAGCTGTCACTAAGATCCTCGTCTATGAGACCGAAGA GCACGGTGAACTTATTCTATTTTCGGGTGGAATGCAACGTGCCAGTTACGGTGACCGTCACACGATCACCGTAATGACGAAGAAAAAACAGGTAGTCTTTGATTTCACGTCGAAAGTGATCGACTTCTTCACCGTGTTCCCGAAGCAAGAGGAGGGTAAGGAGATACCCGATGATGGCCCGGAAGCGCTAATAGTATTGGCCGAAGAAGAGGTGGTAGccattgatttaattaatcccGAATGGAAAATGATGGCCTTACCTTACTTGGTATCCCTCCATGCGAGTGCG GTCACTTGTTCGCAACACGTTCCAAACGTGCCGGAAGAGCTATGGGACAGCATCGTGGCAGCTGGAAAAGCGCAGACGGAGCATTTGTATTCGGAGAAACCGTGGCCTATAGACGGTGGTATTATTCTTAATCAGAAATCTGGAAACGAGAAGCCGAAAGGTAGAGAAATGTTGCTTACCGGCCACGAGGATGGAACCGTGAGATTTTGGAACGCTTCTGACGTCGCGTTGACGCCTCTGTACAAATACAATTCCTCTATATTGTTCACCGGCGAACACTTGGACGTCCTCGAGCAACCGCCGGAGGACGACGAGAACGAATGGCCACCTTTTAGAAAAGTTGGAACGTTCGACCCCTACTCGGACGATCCGCGACTAGCCGTTAAAAAGGTTTTACTCTGCCCTTTGTCCTCGACGTTAGTGGTCGCTGGCACGGCTGGCCACGTGATCACAGCCACCATATCGTCCGAGCCAACGAACAAAGAAATCAAAGCGATCACTATGAACATTGTCAACGATCGCGATGGATTCGTATGGAAAGGTCACGATCATTTGCCAGTAAGAACGACCAGCATATCCTTCGCGGTTGGTTTTCAACCGCAAAGTCTTCTTCAATTATATCCACCGGCTGCGGTTACCGCGCTGGCTATACACAGTGAATGGGGATTACTCGCTGCTGGTACGGCACATGGTTTAGCAGTTTTCGATTATACAAGGGCGAAGGCTGTTACCGTCAAGTGCACGCTCAATCCGAATG ATCTATCCGGAGCGGGTGACACGCCTATTTCGAGAAGAAAATCGTTCAAAAAATCGTTGAGAGAATCTTTCAGGAGATTAAGGAAAGGAAGATCGCAGCGTAGAGCGACGACTGCTAGTAGCCCGACGCGAAATGCTacggaaaagaagaaagatgt ttccagTGTTGCTTCCTCGCCGATCGGTGACCTCTCTCCGGTAGAGCTGAAACCTGTGGAAAGACAAGTGGAAGCAAGACCAATGGATGACGCATTGGGCTCGATGGTTCGATGTTTATATTTTGCTAGGAGTTATATTATAAGCA TGCAAAATACAACCCCTACACTTTGGGCGGGTACCAATAACGGTACGGTGTATGTATTCACGTTAGCGATTCCTGCGGGGGTTCGAAGAACGGAAGAGGATGTAAATTGTACATTAGGAAAAGAGATTCAATTAAAGCACAGAGCACCGGTGATCGCCATAACGATTCTCGACGGATCCAGCGTTCCTTTACCGGAACCGTTCGAAGCCGAGAAAGGTGTCAGTCCTGGTCCGGATATGGCGTCACCGCACAGAGTCGTTATCGCCAGCGAGGAACAGTTCAAAATCTTTAATCTTCCATCGTTGAAACCATATTGTAAATACAAACTTACCGCGCACGAGGGTTCGCGTGTAAGAAAAACAGGTTTTGCAAAATTCTCGTGCCCGGTTGAGCCTGCAGGTACGCACGAAGAAACCTGTTTATTATGCCTGACCAATCTCGGTGATTGTTTACTGCTTAGCATCCCAGAATTGAGAAGGCAGCTTAACGCAGCGGCCATTAAAAGGGAAGACATCAA cGGTATCTCATCGTTGACTTTCACAAAAGCTGGCGAAGCTTTGTACCTGCATTCAAGCTCGGAAATTCAACGAATTTCATTGTCGACCAGTAAAGTGACGAAGGCAAACTGTGCGCTGAATTTACCGCCAAATGCTAGATCCTACCCGGAGGCTAACAACGAGGAGACGCAGGAGCAAGGAGTCGTGGAAGGAGCTGCGGAAACGGAAGGAGAGACAACGCAAGGAAGCCAACAGCCGACCACGGTACAGAGGACGATCGTAGAAAACGGTGTAGTGGGTTCCA CCGACGGTGAAGAATCGCCGAAAGAATCACCTTCTTTGCAACCAGCTGCGAGCACGAACGATGTAAACGGAGAGGATGATCGTCAAGATTTGAGTTCTATCGGAGACATCACAATTGATAGCGTGAAGGATCATTTACT TAACAGTTCACTTTTCAGAAATGCAACGTCCTCCGAAGAACTTCATAATCGTCTTGCAGGACTTAAAATGGAAGTGACTTCTCGAACTTCTGAAATTTCTACACAGAACCAATCCTTAGTGGTAAAGACCACCACCGTTGTTTCACAAACAACCAACACTACCACTGCTA GCACTACGGTAGAGAGAGAGATACGCAGCGGTACTGAGACTACAACGACACACGCTACCATCACTATACCTCCAAACGTCGAG ATCAGTGACATTCTGCAATAA